In Uranotaenia lowii strain MFRU-FL chromosome 2, ASM2978415v1, whole genome shotgun sequence, one genomic interval encodes:
- the LOC129740989 gene encoding uncharacterized protein LOC129740989, with protein sequence MDSDSSSQPVSTQLNLTTDSEFYKDWKHEYRQDTENAILNSDYGTDSILAWITKTVSNLCDHFQLSHSIEFSTIDTFEQLLIKVIKNGEESELAKKFLNNIVPNLMTVLSLVSKHFDSRTGMDRSLMTSLLKKHNPYFDLSNHAMLTMEFDVLKALNHKITSSLLLGAVERFTKDYILTLGLARKHHIGRVGAKLIRTVYACKLEIYASLKPLMKSDEMFVRFKANKLILAAAIVAAIPFCCGLQIEPAQQDRIVKPLSNDCFVEPSNIIFLRDAILKVVAPGR encoded by the exons ATGGACAGCGATTCTTCAAGTCAACCGGTCAGTACGCAACTTAACCTCACAACGGATTCAGAGTTCTACAAGGATTGGAAACATGAGTATCGCCAAGATACAGAAAACGCCATCCTCAATTCCGATTATGGGACCGACTCTATCCTGGCTTGGATAACGAAAACAGTCTCGAATCTTTGTGACCACTTCCAGCTGTCTCACAGTATCGAATTCTCAACCATAGACACGTTTGAGCAGCTGCTCATAAAGGTAATCAAGAACGGAGAAGAATCGGAGCTAGCTAAAAAGTTCCTGAACAACATTGTTCCCAACCTGATGACCGTATTGAGCTTGGTTAGTAAACATTTTGATTCTCGTACTGGTATGGATCGAAGTTTGATGACGTCATTACTTAAAAAACATAACCCCTACTTCGACTTGTCTAACCATGCAATGTTGACAATGGAGTTTGACGTGCTGAAGGCGTTGAACCATAAG ATAACTTCTTCCCTGCTGCTAGGCGCAGTCGAGCGATTCACTAAAGACTACATACTAACATTGGGCCTCGCAAGGAAACACCACATCGGACGCGTTGGTGCTAAATTGATTCGGACCGTTTATGCCTGCAAACTGGAAATATACGCCAG CCTGAAACCGCTTATGAAGTCCGACGAAATGTTCGTAAGATTCAAAGCCAACAAGCTCATACTGGCAGCTGCGATTGTAGCCGCCATTCCGTTCTGCTGTGGATTGCAAATTGAACCGGCCCAACAGGACCGCATTGTCAAGCCGCTGTCAAACGACTGCTTCGTCGAACCATCAAACATAATCTTCCTGCGGGACGCCATTCTCAAAGTTGTGGCACCTGGCCGAtag
- the LOC129746451 gene encoding glucose-6-phosphatase 3 isoform X1 gives MVTKMYGYVLKSEIYQILYVQDVFSRYEDFLTIVTKAFDPKVLSLTVIPLVAAFSTRLYSRLLLSVLLTEYLNTILKWILAEDRPFWWVRETKEFSSLNRPKLYQNELTCEPSPGNPSGHLMTSTTFLYVIFSVLEDAGLQHGKAVVIVLRACYYLALCLISISRMYFGCHFLHQCIFGILFGVLFTKFTMSLSFEKYLSKLSRKRRLAYVFLTCLLLLGVYWGQKLFGVDPQWSVKMAFKWCEDPFFLDPSTTLVFSIIRLSGALFAFAIVGPVLRTTSLNWKRSVPLTLAMMAAKWIAVGYTPRYYGVVLYYLYTFFVHMIFVYGYMRIVPALANVSSDSRVQRNMRLKTN, from the exons ATGGTAACGAAGATGTACGGTTACGTGCTCAAGAGCGAGATTTATCAGATTCTGTACGTGCAGGATGT CTTTTCGCGGTATGAAGACTTCCTGACCATCGTCACCAAAGCTTTCGATCCAAAAGTTTTATCGCTCACGGTCATCCCGCTGGTGGCGGCCTTCAGCACCAGGCTCTACTCGCGGCTCCTCCTCAGTGTACTGCTAACGGAATATCTCAACACTATATTGAAATG GATACTTGCCGAAGATCGTCCCTTCTGGTGGGTCCGAGAAACGAAAGAGTTCAGCTCCCTAAACCGTCCAAAGTTGTACCAGAATGAGCTGACCTGTGAACCAAGTCCGGGCAATCCGTCCGGCCACCTCATGACGTCAACTACATTCCTATACGTGATATTTTCTGTGCTGGAAGACGCTGGTCTTCAACATGGCAAAGCAGTTGTCATCGTTCTTCGTGCCTGCTACTACCTAGCATTGTGTTTGATTTCGATTTCCCGCATGTACTTCGGATGCCATTTCCTCCATCAGTGCATCTTTGGCATCCTGTTTGGGGTTCTTTTCACCAAGTTCACCATGTCGTTGAGTTTTGAAAAGTACCTCTCCAAGCTGAGCCGTAAGCGGCGATTAGCCTACGTCTTCCTGACTTGCTTGCTGCTGCTGGGAGTCTACTGGGGTCAAAAACTGTTCGGAGTTGATCCACAATGGTCGGTCAAGATGGCTTTCAAGTGGTGTGAAGATCCATTCTTTTTGGATCCCAGCACAACACTAGTGTTCAGCATTATTCGGCTGTCCGGAGCATTGTTTGCCTTTGCCATCGTTGGACCAGTACTGAG GACAACCTCGTTAAACTGGAAGCGTAGTGTCCCATTGACCTTGGCCATGATGGCCGCCAAGTGGATTGCAGTCGGATACACTCCTCGCTACTACGGTGTCGTTCTTTACTATCTCTACACATTTTTTGTCCATATGATTTTCGTCTACGGCTACATGCGAATAGTTCCGGCTTTGGCCAACGTCTCGTCAGATTCCAGAGTACAACGCAATATGAGGCTTAAAACTAACTAG
- the LOC129746451 gene encoding glucose-6-phosphatase 3 isoform X2, with protein sequence MCNFSRYEDFLTIVTKAFDPKVLSLTVIPLVAAFSTRLYSRLLLSVLLTEYLNTILKWILAEDRPFWWVRETKEFSSLNRPKLYQNELTCEPSPGNPSGHLMTSTTFLYVIFSVLEDAGLQHGKAVVIVLRACYYLALCLISISRMYFGCHFLHQCIFGILFGVLFTKFTMSLSFEKYLSKLSRKRRLAYVFLTCLLLLGVYWGQKLFGVDPQWSVKMAFKWCEDPFFLDPSTTLVFSIIRLSGALFAFAIVGPVLRTTSLNWKRSVPLTLAMMAAKWIAVGYTPRYYGVVLYYLYTFFVHMIFVYGYMRIVPALANVSSDSRVQRNMRLKTN encoded by the exons ATGTGTAA CTTTTCGCGGTATGAAGACTTCCTGACCATCGTCACCAAAGCTTTCGATCCAAAAGTTTTATCGCTCACGGTCATCCCGCTGGTGGCGGCCTTCAGCACCAGGCTCTACTCGCGGCTCCTCCTCAGTGTACTGCTAACGGAATATCTCAACACTATATTGAAATG GATACTTGCCGAAGATCGTCCCTTCTGGTGGGTCCGAGAAACGAAAGAGTTCAGCTCCCTAAACCGTCCAAAGTTGTACCAGAATGAGCTGACCTGTGAACCAAGTCCGGGCAATCCGTCCGGCCACCTCATGACGTCAACTACATTCCTATACGTGATATTTTCTGTGCTGGAAGACGCTGGTCTTCAACATGGCAAAGCAGTTGTCATCGTTCTTCGTGCCTGCTACTACCTAGCATTGTGTTTGATTTCGATTTCCCGCATGTACTTCGGATGCCATTTCCTCCATCAGTGCATCTTTGGCATCCTGTTTGGGGTTCTTTTCACCAAGTTCACCATGTCGTTGAGTTTTGAAAAGTACCTCTCCAAGCTGAGCCGTAAGCGGCGATTAGCCTACGTCTTCCTGACTTGCTTGCTGCTGCTGGGAGTCTACTGGGGTCAAAAACTGTTCGGAGTTGATCCACAATGGTCGGTCAAGATGGCTTTCAAGTGGTGTGAAGATCCATTCTTTTTGGATCCCAGCACAACACTAGTGTTCAGCATTATTCGGCTGTCCGGAGCATTGTTTGCCTTTGCCATCGTTGGACCAGTACTGAG GACAACCTCGTTAAACTGGAAGCGTAGTGTCCCATTGACCTTGGCCATGATGGCCGCCAAGTGGATTGCAGTCGGATACACTCCTCGCTACTACGGTGTCGTTCTTTACTATCTCTACACATTTTTTGTCCATATGATTTTCGTCTACGGCTACATGCGAATAGTTCCGGCTTTGGCCAACGTCTCGTCAGATTCCAGAGTACAACGCAATATGAGGCTTAAAACTAACTAG